The Struthio camelus isolate bStrCam1 chromosome 5, bStrCam1.hap1, whole genome shotgun sequence genome has a segment encoding these proteins:
- the ZNF770 gene encoding zinc finger protein 770, producing MLKVQQCVTANRIPRKRPYVCDICYKQFETPSKLARHYLIHTGQKPFECHVCHKTFRQLVHLDRHQLTHNLPFKCIVCHRNFKNLITFFKHQQLHNENYQNDIKQAEKPVDLKQDRAFCGIFRCSVCRKSFATEERWMLHQCPKADHLRSTRRRKKTHACESCNKTFPSRSKLQRHFLIHTGQKPFKCSSCGKSFRQSTHLKIHQLTHTEERPFQCCFCQKGFKIQSKLMKHKQLHARNKTYPNIIYKVKNLKYSRPQNSLEGKRDSLENADTYESQENDPHDAHSIYIVPYQCPVCEQCFETEQVLNLHKCFYLRDGRSSNNGTAVCSRKVSMKNKILMKLKHAGEKASNSSLPDRKRIKSSHLRSRDPIAARDQRSDQSASTKPFKDCHSKLVMHKAISNKKRRAFTVPLPWQEHLQHHELGINLKGMLTGERMLNVDESVHNKDDAFYGSSDDGFFDNPEVLHCAFSAPTENIHNRHKVCKCDRCEKIFPSSSKLQRHYLIHTGQKPFGCNVCGKTFRQSAHLKRHQLTHTEKRSCKSPLCQVKFENLNKLFNHQGDHIEFKSSQPVGYSQRPSQASGFQDFVLIQSNQAAEIKVEIEPGDFVLDTSSRDAQPYLCSKSLKTEQSPYSHCYNVSEGSGKSEVIKKLYQCSVCFKTFKSPSKLERHYLMHAGQKPFECSVCGKNFRQAPHLKRHHLTHFKKRA from the coding sequence atgttgaaaGTTCAGCAGTGTGTAACAGCTAACAGGATACCCAGGAAAAGACCATATGTTTGTGACATTTGCTATAAACAGTTTGAAACTCCATCAAAATTAGCTAGGCATTATCTGATACATACTGGTCAAAAGCCATTTGAATGTCATGTATGCCATAAAACGTTCAGACAGCTAGTCCATCTGGACAGGCATCAGTTAACTCACAACCTGCCTTTTAAGTGTATTGTTTGTCACAGAAACTTCAAAAACTTAATCACTTTCTTTAAACATCAGCAGCTTCATAATGAAAATTACCAGAATGATATCAAGCAAGCAGAAAAACCTGTGGATTTAAAGCAAGATAGGGCCTTTTGTGGCATATTTCGATGTTCTGTTTGCCGGAAATCTTTTGCAACTGAAGAGAGGTGGATGCTGCATCAGTGCCCAAAGGCAGATCATCTACGTAGTaccagaaggagaaagaaaactcatGCTTGTGAATCATGCAACAAGACATTTCCATCAAGATCTAAACTACAAAGACATTTTCTTATTCACACTGGTCAGAAACCCTTTAAGTGTTCTTCATGTGGTAAATCTTTCAGACAGTCAACACACTTAAAAATCCATCAGctcacacacacagaagaaaggccttttcagtgttgtttttgtCAGAAGGGGTTTAAAATACAGAGCAAACTCATGAAGCACAAACAGCTCCACGCTAGAAATAAGACCTACCCCAATATTATATACAAAGTGAAGAATCTTAAATATTCTAGACCACAAAACTCATTGGAAGGAAAGAGGGATAGTTTGGAGAATGCTGATACTTACGAGTCCCAAGAGAATGACCCTCATGATGCTCATTCTATTTATATTGTACCCTACCAGTGCCCAGTGTGTGAGCAGTGTTTTGAAACAGAACAGGTTCTGAATTTGCACAAATGTTTTTACCTGAGAGATGGCAGAAGTTCAAATAATGGTACAGCAGTGTGCAGCCGCAAAGTCAgcatgaaaaataagattttgatGAAGCTGAAGCATGCTGGAGAAAAGGCATCAAATTCTTCTCTGCCTGACAGAAAAAGAATTAAGTCAAGTCACTTGAGAAGTCGTGACCCGATTGCAGCTAGAGATCAGCGTTCTGATCAGAGTGCTTCTACTAAACCTTTCAAGGACTGCCATAGCAAGCTTGTCATGCACAAGGCGATTAGTAATAAGAAAAGAAGAGCGTTCACTGTGCCATTACCTTGGCAAGAGCACCTGCAACATCACGAGTTAGGAATTAACTTAAAAGGTATGCTTACTGGTGAAAGAATGTTAAACGTCGATGAATCAGTGCATAATAAAGATGATGCTTTTTATGGGTCATCAGATGATGGTTTCTTTGATAATCCAGAAGTACTTCACTGTGCTTTTTCAGCTCCTACTGAAAATATACATAACAGACACAAAGTGTGTAAATGTGACAGATGtgaaaaaatctttccttcttcatCCAAACTTCAAAGACATTATCTTATACACACAGGACAGAAGCCCTTTGGCTGTAATGTTTGTGGGAAGACATTTAGACAGTCAGCTCACTTAAAACGACATCAGCTCACCCATACTGAAAAGAGATCCTGTAAAAGCCCCCTTTGCCAGGTGAAATTTGAAAATCTGAACAAACTTTTCAATCATCAGGGAGATCACATTGAATTTAAGTCTTCTCAGCCTGTGGGTTATTCCCAAAGACCTTCACAAGCATCTGGCTTTCAAGATTTTGTGCTGATTCAGTCAAATCAAGCAGCTGAAATCAAAGTTGAAATTGAGCCCGGGGACTTTGTTCTGGACACCAGCAGTAGAGACGCACAGCCATATTTGTGCAGTAAATCCCTGAAAACAGAGCAAAGCCCTTACAGTCATTGTTACAATGTTTCTGAAGGTTCAGGAAAAAGTGAAGTTATTAAGAAATTATATCAATGCAGTGTttgctttaaaacatttaaatcacCTTCTAAGCTCGAAAGACATTATCTAATGCATGCTGGACAGAAGCCGTTTGAATGTTCAGTTTGTGGTAAAAATTTTAGACAGGCCCCACATTTGAAAAGGCATCACCTTACTCACTTTAAAAAGAGAGCTTAA